Proteins from a genomic interval of Mycolicibacterium grossiae:
- a CDS encoding nuclear transport factor 2 family protein produces MHDIAQRFVTALEELHSSKDAGPIADLFADDATLSKVGVPHEEKGKDGARTFWQQYREVFDEISSDFSHQVTDEGIAYLEWTSKGTLRDGTSFTYDGISVLEGAEDQINAFRTYYDTAAFLQTDATRGRLAED; encoded by the coding sequence ATGCACGACATCGCACAGCGGTTCGTCACCGCACTCGAAGAGTTGCACAGCAGCAAGGACGCCGGTCCGATCGCCGACCTGTTCGCCGATGACGCCACGCTCAGCAAGGTCGGCGTGCCGCACGAGGAGAAGGGCAAGGACGGCGCACGGACGTTCTGGCAGCAGTACCGCGAGGTGTTCGACGAGATCTCCTCGGACTTCAGCCACCAGGTGACCGACGAGGGCATCGCGTACCTGGAGTGGACCAGCAAGGGCACGCTGCGGGACGGCACGTCCTTCACCTACGACGGCATCAGCGTGCTGGAGGGTGCGGAGGATCAGATCAACGCCTTCCGGACCTACTACGACACGGCGGCGTTCCTGCAAACGGACGCCACGCGGGGACGCCTGGCGGAAGATTAG
- a CDS encoding NAD(P)/FAD-dependent oxidoreductase — MVNDGRPKVLIIGGGFGGLFCARRFGKLDVDVTLLDRAACHVFQPLLYQCATGTLSIGQISRSLREELADHHNVTTLLGEAVRLDPTARQVTARRPDETTFTLEYDYLVIAAGMRQSYFGREEFAAWAPGMKTLDDALSIRRRVFAAFEIAETLPPGPERDGWLTFVVSGGGPTGVELAGQIRELATRALANEFHEIEPEEARVLLFDGGDRVLKSFAPALAGRAADILKKLGVEMHFGVHVTDVRRDGVTVTRKGGGPSEDYAARTVLWTAGVEAVPFARHAAEVLGATTDRSGRVAVNPDLSVPGHPEVFVIGDLAGRDGLPGVAENAMQGGLHAAACIRRDLSAQPRKDFRYRDLGSAAYISRGHALLQAGPVKFTGLLGWLSWGFIHIAFLTGVRNRFSTVTTWMASIARANRSDRTFILGGSGHPEEPYTWESPVHQGHHSTRDGSERVPDSAAG; from the coding sequence GTGGTGAACGACGGACGTCCCAAGGTCCTGATCATCGGCGGTGGCTTCGGCGGACTGTTCTGCGCCCGGCGGTTCGGCAAGCTCGACGTCGACGTCACCCTGCTCGATCGGGCCGCGTGCCACGTCTTCCAACCGTTGCTCTACCAGTGCGCGACCGGCACCCTGAGCATCGGTCAGATCAGCCGCTCGCTGCGCGAAGAGCTGGCCGACCACCACAACGTCACGACCTTGCTCGGCGAGGCCGTGCGCCTCGACCCGACGGCGCGGCAGGTGACCGCCCGCCGGCCCGACGAGACCACCTTCACCCTGGAGTACGACTACCTGGTGATCGCGGCCGGGATGCGGCAGTCCTACTTCGGTCGCGAGGAGTTCGCCGCATGGGCGCCGGGGATGAAGACGCTCGACGACGCGCTGAGCATCCGGCGCCGGGTGTTCGCCGCCTTCGAGATCGCCGAGACGCTGCCACCGGGACCGGAACGCGACGGCTGGCTGACGTTCGTCGTCAGCGGCGGCGGGCCGACGGGCGTCGAACTCGCCGGACAGATCCGGGAACTCGCGACCCGCGCGCTGGCCAATGAGTTCCACGAGATCGAACCCGAGGAGGCGCGGGTGCTGCTGTTCGACGGCGGCGACCGCGTACTGAAGAGCTTCGCGCCGGCGCTGGCCGGCCGGGCCGCGGACATCCTGAAGAAACTCGGCGTCGAGATGCACTTCGGGGTGCACGTCACCGACGTACGCCGCGACGGCGTCACGGTGACGCGCAAGGGTGGCGGCCCCAGTGAGGACTACGCCGCCCGCACGGTGCTGTGGACCGCCGGTGTGGAAGCGGTGCCCTTCGCCCGGCACGCCGCCGAGGTCCTGGGCGCCACGACCGACCGTTCCGGGCGCGTCGCGGTCAACCCCGACCTGTCGGTGCCGGGGCATCCCGAGGTGTTCGTTATCGGCGACCTCGCGGGCCGCGACGGGTTGCCCGGGGTGGCGGAGAACGCCATGCAGGGCGGCCTGCATGCGGCCGCGTGCATCCGGCGCGACCTCTCGGCCCAGCCGCGCAAGGACTTCCGCTACCGCGACCTGGGGTCGGCGGCGTACATCAGCCGCGGCCACGCACTGCTGCAGGCCGGTCCGGTCAAGTTCACCGGGCTGCTCGGATGGCTCAGTTGGGGCTTCATCCACATCGCGTTCCTCACCGGCGTGCGCAACCGCTTCAGCACGGTGACGACGTGGATGGCATCGATCGCCCGGGCGAACCGCAGCGACCGCACGTTCATCCTCGGCGGCTCTGGGCATCCGGAGGAGCCGTACACCTGGGAGTCGCCCGTGCACCAGGGCCACCACAGCACCCGCGACGGGTCAGAACGCGTACCGGATTCGGCAGCTGGGTAG
- a CDS encoding APC family permease, producing MTSEAPANAVEAGSTGKLARRITGPLLFLFILGDVLGAGIYALMGVLAKDVGGVLWAPLVAALLLALLTAGSYAELVTKYPRAGGAAVFAERAFGKPWVSFLVGFCMLAAGVTSAAGLSLAFAGDYLSTFVDVPPVPAAIVFLALVACLNARGISESLKSNVVMTVIELSGLLIVIVVVAIMVGGGRGDVSRIGQFPEGATPALAILGGAIVAYYSFVGFETSANVAEEIRNPSKVYPRALFGALITAGVVYALVGIASAIALSPDELAESSGPLLAVVGASGVAVPDWLFSAIALVAVANGALLTMIMSSRLTYGMADNGLLPAVLSRILPQRRTPWVAIVATTVVAMLLTLIGDLSTLAETVVLLLLFVFISTNVAVLVLRRDHVDHPHFRVWTVVPVLGVASCILLLTQQSAKVWLFAAILLAVGAVLYLPVRADARRTS from the coding sequence ATGACATCGGAGGCGCCAGCCAACGCCGTGGAGGCCGGCAGTACGGGCAAGCTCGCCCGCAGGATCACCGGCCCGCTGCTGTTCCTGTTCATCCTCGGCGACGTTCTCGGCGCGGGCATCTACGCCCTGATGGGGGTGCTTGCGAAGGACGTCGGCGGCGTGCTGTGGGCACCGCTGGTCGCGGCGCTGCTGCTGGCGCTGCTGACGGCCGGCTCGTATGCGGAGTTGGTCACCAAGTACCCGCGGGCCGGCGGTGCGGCGGTATTCGCCGAGCGCGCCTTCGGCAAGCCCTGGGTCTCCTTCCTCGTCGGCTTCTGCATGCTCGCCGCGGGCGTCACCAGCGCCGCCGGACTGTCGTTGGCCTTCGCCGGTGACTACCTGTCGACGTTCGTCGACGTGCCGCCCGTCCCGGCGGCCATCGTGTTCCTCGCCCTGGTGGCCTGCCTCAACGCGCGAGGGATCAGCGAATCGCTCAAGAGCAACGTCGTGATGACCGTCATCGAACTCAGCGGCCTGCTCATCGTCATCGTCGTCGTCGCCATCATGGTCGGCGGCGGCCGCGGCGACGTCAGCCGCATCGGCCAATTCCCCGAGGGCGCCACACCGGCCCTGGCCATCCTCGGCGGCGCGATCGTCGCCTACTACTCCTTCGTCGGCTTCGAGACGTCGGCCAACGTCGCCGAGGAGATCCGCAACCCGAGCAAGGTGTACCCGAGGGCGCTGTTCGGCGCGCTGATCACCGCAGGGGTGGTGTACGCCCTCGTTGGCATCGCCAGCGCCATCGCCCTGTCGCCCGACGAGCTGGCCGAGTCCTCGGGGCCGCTGCTCGCCGTGGTCGGCGCGTCCGGCGTCGCGGTTCCGGACTGGCTGTTCAGCGCGATCGCGTTGGTCGCCGTCGCCAACGGCGCCCTGCTCACCATGATCATGTCCAGTCGGCTCACCTACGGCATGGCCGACAACGGGCTCCTGCCTGCCGTGTTGAGTCGTATTCTGCCGCAACGACGTACGCCCTGGGTGGCGATCGTCGCGACGACGGTGGTGGCCATGCTGCTCACGTTGATCGGCGACCTGTCGACGCTCGCCGAGACGGTGGTGCTCCTGCTGCTATTCGTGTTCATCTCCACCAACGTCGCCGTGCTGGTGCTGCGCCGCGACCACGTCGATCACCCGCACTTCCGGGTGTGGACGGTGGTACCGGTCCTGGGCGTCGCGTCGTGCATCCTGCTGCTGACGCAGCAGAGCGCCAAGGTCTGGCTGTTCGCGGCCATCCTGCTCGCCGTGGGCGCCGTGCTCTACCTGCCGGTGCGCGCCGACGCCCGCCGGACGAGCTAG
- a CDS encoding alpha/beta hydrolase family protein, which translates to MTTFEYSPGLGVDAYGEHTAPTVLLWHGLQRHSRAALGPLAEALAARGLQVVVPDWDARAEDRGRSALLASVEFAQRRAAEPAGLVVVGWSMGGAAAAGLTLGADRLGVPVAHTVTLAGAFMADDPFTGVALDDVLRSSSAARTPFTLLHGVADDVVPTETSRVFAEQLQACGRRAEYVELAADHGSIAGARFDPSADRYDPSDDPRTLAVADDVASRIATAAGR; encoded by the coding sequence GTGACCACCTTCGAGTACTCCCCCGGCCTGGGCGTCGACGCCTACGGCGAGCACACCGCGCCGACCGTGCTGCTGTGGCACGGCCTGCAGCGCCACTCCCGCGCGGCACTCGGTCCGCTGGCGGAGGCGCTGGCGGCGCGCGGCCTGCAGGTGGTGGTGCCGGACTGGGATGCCCGCGCCGAGGACCGCGGTCGCAGCGCCCTGTTGGCGTCGGTCGAGTTCGCGCAGCGCCGCGCCGCCGAGCCCGCGGGCCTCGTCGTCGTCGGGTGGTCCATGGGAGGCGCCGCCGCGGCGGGGTTGACGCTGGGCGCGGACCGGCTCGGGGTCCCGGTCGCGCACACCGTGACATTGGCGGGAGCGTTCATGGCCGACGACCCGTTCACCGGCGTCGCGCTCGACGACGTGCTGCGCTCCTCCTCGGCGGCGCGGACGCCGTTCACGTTGCTGCACGGCGTCGCCGACGACGTCGTCCCGACCGAGACGAGCCGGGTGTTCGCCGAGCAGTTGCAGGCGTGCGGCCGCCGGGCCGAGTACGTGGAGCTGGCGGCCGATCACGGGTCGATCGCCGGTGCGCGGTTCGATCCGTCGGCCGACCGCTACGACCCGTCCGACGATCCGCGGACGCTGGCGGTGGCGGACGACGTCGCCTCCCGGATTGCGACAGCGGCAGGCCGCTAG